One part of the Microbacterium saperdae genome encodes these proteins:
- a CDS encoding molybdopterin-dependent oxidoreductase: MAQRSSGKRFFVWAALAGVIGGGVFLATAELFALLFARAASPILAVGGFVIDIVPQPFKEFAIATFGEYDKIALLAGLGLAVVIASAIAGILQLVRPPLGVIALVIAGVLSTVAIVTRAAVTPLAFVPPVLGTIAGSFILVLLIRRLRAWRASVVAVRTDDTTEAPSADVEPVDGATVRPGFDRRRFFMLTAVAGASALIVGITARTVSMAVSSVEAIRGALKLPSPKSKVVVPEGAELDIPGLSKLFTPNKDFYRVDTALTVPSIDPETWRLVIDGMVDKRVEMSFQDILDMGLDEYAITLTCVSNEVGGELVGTAKWLGVPLRDVLKKAGVKSGADMVLSRSVDGYTASTPLSALTDDNLDAILAVAMNGEPLPLEHGFPVRMVVPGLYGYVSATKWLTELKVTTFADDEAYWTPRGYSAEAPIKFASRVDTPKLGAAVDAGKIPIAGVAWAQSVGIERVEVRIDDGDWVPATLSAPINDDTWVQWFMEWDATPGTHYVAVRAVNKNGDLQIEERAPIAPNGSSGWQRSLIRVT, from the coding sequence ATGGCGCAGCGCAGCAGTGGCAAGAGGTTCTTCGTGTGGGCCGCTCTCGCGGGCGTGATCGGCGGGGGCGTGTTCCTGGCGACGGCCGAGCTGTTCGCGTTGCTCTTCGCCCGAGCGGCCAGTCCGATCCTCGCGGTGGGCGGCTTCGTGATCGACATCGTGCCGCAGCCGTTCAAGGAGTTCGCGATCGCCACCTTCGGCGAATACGACAAGATCGCGCTGCTCGCCGGCCTCGGACTCGCGGTGGTCATCGCCTCGGCGATCGCCGGCATCCTGCAGCTGGTGCGCCCGCCGCTCGGCGTGATCGCGCTGGTGATCGCGGGGGTGCTGTCCACGGTGGCGATCGTGACCAGGGCAGCGGTGACGCCGCTCGCGTTCGTGCCTCCGGTCCTCGGGACCATCGCCGGGTCGTTCATCCTCGTGCTCCTCATCCGTCGTCTGCGGGCATGGCGGGCATCCGTCGTCGCAGTGCGGACGGATGACACGACCGAGGCGCCGTCGGCCGATGTCGAACCCGTCGACGGTGCGACCGTCCGACCGGGCTTCGACCGTCGCCGCTTCTTCATGCTCACCGCGGTCGCGGGGGCATCCGCTCTCATCGTCGGCATCACGGCCCGCACGGTGAGCATGGCCGTGTCGTCGGTCGAGGCCATCCGCGGCGCGCTGAAGCTGCCGTCTCCGAAATCGAAGGTCGTGGTGCCGGAGGGCGCGGAACTCGACATCCCCGGGCTGAGCAAGCTGTTCACCCCGAACAAGGACTTCTATCGCGTCGACACCGCGCTCACCGTCCCCTCGATCGATCCGGAGACCTGGCGTCTCGTGATCGACGGGATGGTCGACAAGCGCGTCGAGATGAGTTTCCAGGACATCCTCGACATGGGTCTGGACGAGTACGCGATCACGCTGACGTGCGTGTCGAACGAGGTCGGCGGCGAGCTCGTCGGCACTGCGAAGTGGCTCGGAGTGCCGCTGCGTGACGTGCTGAAGAAGGCCGGTGTGAAGTCGGGTGCCGACATGGTGCTCTCGCGCAGCGTCGACGGCTACACCGCGAGCACCCCGCTCTCGGCCTTGACCGACGACAACCTCGACGCGATCCTCGCGGTGGCCATGAACGGCGAGCCGCTGCCGCTCGAACACGGCTTCCCGGTGCGGATGGTCGTGCCGGGACTCTACGGCTACGTGTCGGCGACGAAGTGGCTCACCGAGCTCAAGGTCACGACGTTCGCCGACGACGAGGCCTACTGGACGCCCCGTGGCTACAGCGCGGAGGCGCCGATCAAGTTCGCCTCTCGCGTCGACACCCCCAAGCTCGGCGCGGCCGTCGATGCGGGAAAGATCCCGATCGCCGGAGTCGCCTGGGCGCAGTCGGTCGGCATCGAGCGGGTCGAGGTGCGCATCGACGACGGCGACTGGGTTCCGGCCACCCTCTCGGCGCCGATCAACGACGACACCTGGGTGCAGTGGTTCATGGAATGGGACGCCACTCCCGGCACCCACTACGTCGCCGTGCGCGCGGTGAACAAGAACGGCGACCTGCAGATCGAGGAACGAGCGCCGATCGCACCGAACGGGTCGTCCGGTTGGCAGCGCTCGCTCATCCGGGTCACCTGA
- a CDS encoding MogA/MoaB family molybdenum cofactor biosynthesis protein: MTPLPALVITVSDRSFAGEREDRGGPIAVGLLRDAGWHCPDAEIIADGESSVADALRRALARGIRLVLTTGGTGVGPRDLTPEGTRRVITREIPGIAEELRRSGLADTPLSVLSRGLAGIVDPASMLVVNLPGSPRAVASGVPVVLGVAGHILDQVEGGDHS, encoded by the coding sequence ATGACGCCGCTCCCCGCACTCGTGATCACCGTCTCGGACCGATCATTCGCGGGTGAGCGCGAAGACCGCGGAGGCCCGATCGCCGTCGGACTGCTGCGGGACGCCGGGTGGCACTGCCCGGATGCCGAGATCATCGCCGACGGAGAGAGCTCGGTGGCGGATGCGCTGCGCCGAGCGCTCGCCCGTGGCATCCGACTGGTGCTGACCACCGGGGGGACCGGTGTCGGCCCCCGAGACCTGACGCCGGAGGGCACCCGGAGGGTGATCACCCGTGAGATCCCCGGGATCGCCGAGGAGCTGCGCCGCAGCGGCCTCGCCGACACCCCGCTGTCTGTGCTGTCGCGGGGGCTGGCCGGCATCGTCGACCCGGCCAGCATGCTCGTGGTGAATCTTCCCGGTTCGCCCCGTGCCGTGGCATCCGGCGTACCCGTGGTGCTCGGCGTCGCCGGGCACATCCTGGACCAGGTGGAGGGCGGAGATCACTCATGA
- a CDS encoding molybdenum cofactor biosynthesis protein MoaE: protein MNDVRLAAVSEERLDLDTHLAAVEDPRLGAVTTFVGRVRDNDPDAATPVVGLEYSAHPDAEATLRRIAEQAGAGADAPAVVAVSHRIGRLDVGDAAVVIAVASEHRAEAFEVCRAVIEAIKSDLPVWKRQLEVDGTSSWKGIGG from the coding sequence ATGAACGATGTACGACTGGCCGCAGTGTCGGAGGAACGGCTCGATCTGGACACGCATCTCGCCGCGGTCGAGGACCCCAGGCTGGGCGCCGTGACGACGTTCGTCGGTCGGGTGCGTGACAACGATCCGGATGCCGCGACGCCCGTCGTCGGGCTCGAGTACAGCGCCCACCCGGATGCCGAGGCGACGCTGCGGCGCATCGCCGAGCAGGCCGGTGCCGGGGCGGATGCCCCCGCCGTGGTGGCCGTGAGTCATCGCATCGGACGCTTGGACGTCGGCGACGCTGCGGTCGTGATCGCGGTCGCCTCCGAGCACCGTGCCGAGGCGTTCGAGGTGTGCCGGGCGGTCATCGAGGCGATCAAGAGCGACCTGCCCGTGTGGAAGCGCCAGCTCGAGGTCGACGGGACCTCGTCGTGGAAGGGCATCGGCGGCTGA
- a CDS encoding MoaD/ThiS family protein has product MTRVRYFAAAAEAAGTDSEQRHEVSLVALRAAIVTEHPALADILPRCAVMVDGVRTDGDLTLDDAALIDILPPFAGG; this is encoded by the coding sequence ATGACCCGCGTGCGCTACTTCGCCGCGGCGGCGGAGGCCGCAGGCACCGACAGCGAGCAGCGCCACGAGGTCTCGCTCGTCGCACTGCGCGCGGCGATCGTGACGGAGCATCCGGCGCTGGCAGACATCCTGCCGCGCTGCGCGGTCATGGTCGACGGTGTCCGCACCGATGGCGACCTCACCCTCGACGACGCCGCGCTCATCGACATCCTCCCGCCCTTCGCGGGCGGCTGA
- the moaC gene encoding cyclic pyranopterin monophosphate synthase MoaC, which produces MSFPHLDAAGRAHMVDVTAKQPTVRTATARGFVRCSTAVITALRDGTVPKGDVLAVARIAGIQAAKSTASLLPLAHVIGVHRASVELEIVDDGVRIEATVGTADRTGVEMEALTAVSVTALAIVDMIKGVDRAVVIEDVRIVAKSGGRSGDWVRPGEAAPGDAG; this is translated from the coding sequence ATGAGCTTCCCTCACCTCGATGCCGCCGGCCGTGCCCACATGGTCGACGTGACCGCGAAGCAGCCGACCGTCCGCACGGCGACCGCCCGCGGCTTCGTGCGCTGCAGCACCGCTGTGATCACGGCGCTCCGCGACGGCACCGTGCCCAAGGGCGACGTGCTCGCCGTGGCGCGCATCGCCGGCATCCAGGCGGCCAAGTCCACCGCCTCGCTGCTGCCGCTGGCGCACGTGATCGGCGTGCACCGGGCGAGCGTCGAACTCGAGATCGTCGACGACGGCGTGCGCATCGAGGCGACGGTGGGAACCGCCGACCGCACCGGCGTCGAGATGGAGGCCCTCACGGCGGTGTCCGTCACGGCTCTGGCGATCGTCGACATGATCAAGGGCGTCGACCGCGCCGTCGTGATCGAAGACGTGCGCATCGTGGCGAAGTCCGGCGGTCGGTCGGGCGACTGGGTGCGTCCCGGTGAAGCCGCTCCCGGGGACGCCGGATGA
- a CDS encoding molybdopterin molybdotransferase MoeA: protein MTGRRTVEEQLARVLDAVRVLPSETRGVRDAAGRTLASPAAAAHDIPLFDNSAMDGFAVRAADVAAASAENPVTLRVVADLPAGVALDPPLGAGEAARIMTGSPTPADADVIVPFEDTEGGLADSLDEVRVLHAPAKPGVFVRRRGADLHAGDEVVRTGERLGAFQVAAAVAAGVAEVSVTRAPRVAVVSTGSELLAPGEPVTRGRIPDSNGPLLEQLVADADADVVLVARVPDDPDAVRDVTAEAVARGADVIVFTGGVSAGAYEPVRGAFDGQGEVEFASVAMQPGKPQAFGVLSSGALVFGLPGNPVSVAVSFEVFVRPALLALQGRAEIQRPRASFTADAAWTTPPGRRQYLPAIVDLVARTVRPATAGGSGSHLAGGLARARAFAIIPAEVEAVAVGDAIDVMLVG from the coding sequence ATGACCGGCCGGCGCACGGTCGAGGAGCAGCTCGCGCGCGTGCTGGACGCCGTGCGCGTTCTTCCGTCTGAGACGCGCGGGGTGCGCGATGCCGCAGGGCGCACCCTCGCCTCGCCCGCCGCTGCCGCCCACGACATCCCGCTGTTCGACAACTCGGCGATGGACGGCTTCGCGGTGCGCGCGGCCGATGTCGCCGCGGCATCCGCGGAGAACCCGGTCACCCTGCGGGTGGTCGCCGATCTGCCCGCCGGCGTCGCGCTCGACCCGCCGCTGGGCGCCGGCGAGGCCGCCCGCATCATGACCGGATCACCCACCCCTGCCGACGCCGACGTGATCGTGCCGTTCGAGGACACGGAAGGCGGGCTCGCCGATTCGCTCGACGAGGTGCGGGTGCTGCACGCGCCCGCGAAGCCCGGTGTGTTCGTGCGCCGACGCGGCGCCGACCTGCACGCGGGCGACGAGGTCGTGCGCACCGGCGAGCGGCTGGGCGCCTTCCAGGTCGCCGCGGCTGTGGCCGCGGGTGTCGCCGAGGTGTCCGTGACGCGCGCGCCCCGCGTGGCCGTGGTGTCGACCGGGAGCGAACTGCTCGCACCCGGTGAGCCGGTCACCCGCGGCCGCATCCCCGACTCGAACGGGCCGCTGCTCGAACAGCTCGTCGCCGATGCCGACGCCGACGTCGTGCTGGTCGCGAGGGTGCCGGATGACCCCGACGCCGTGCGAGACGTCACGGCCGAGGCCGTCGCGCGCGGCGCCGATGTGATCGTCTTCACGGGCGGCGTGAGCGCCGGAGCCTACGAGCCGGTGCGCGGCGCCTTCGACGGTCAGGGCGAGGTCGAGTTCGCGAGCGTCGCGATGCAGCCGGGCAAACCGCAGGCCTTCGGCGTGCTGAGCAGCGGGGCTCTGGTGTTCGGGCTCCCGGGCAATCCGGTGAGCGTCGCGGTGTCCTTCGAGGTCTTCGTGCGCCCGGCCCTGCTCGCGCTGCAGGGGCGTGCCGAGATCCAGCGGCCGCGTGCGTCCTTCACCGCCGACGCGGCCTGGACCACACCTCCCGGCCGCCGCCAATACCTCCCCGCGATCGTCGACCTCGTGGCGCGGACCGTGCGCCCGGCGACCGCGGGTGGATCGGGATCGCACCTGGCCGGCGGACTGGCCAGGGCGCGGGCGTTCGCGATCATCCCGGCCGAGGTCGAGGCCGTCGCCGTGGGCGACGCGATCGATGTCATGCTGGTGGGATGA
- a CDS encoding HesA/MoeB/ThiF family protein: MQPLVAPAPALDPEELVRTARHAVLAGIGEEGQRRLSAAHVAIIGAGGLGSPALLGLAAAGVGSITVIDDDVVELTNLQRQLAHRVEDIGTRKTESAARAITALAPQTIVTQVPERLDATNAERLLTGADVVVDTSDSFLTRRDVATAAESLGLPLVWGAVQEWHAQVTVFWSAPPQGEPVVLADLFPPGTEGEPPSCAQVGVLGALCVQVGGMLAGEVIKLVTGAGEPLLGRLAVIDALSSRQHEIAIRAASSAATEVRA, encoded by the coding sequence ATGCAGCCCCTCGTCGCCCCCGCCCCCGCGCTGGACCCGGAAGAACTCGTCCGCACGGCCCGGCACGCCGTGCTCGCCGGCATCGGCGAAGAGGGCCAGCGCCGACTGAGCGCCGCGCACGTCGCGATCATCGGCGCCGGCGGGCTCGGCTCCCCCGCGCTGCTCGGTCTGGCCGCCGCGGGGGTCGGTTCGATCACGGTGATCGACGACGACGTGGTGGAGCTCACGAACCTTCAGCGTCAGCTCGCGCACCGCGTCGAGGACATCGGCACGCGCAAGACGGAGTCGGCCGCCCGCGCCATCACGGCGCTCGCCCCGCAGACCATCGTGACGCAGGTACCCGAACGCCTGGATGCCACCAACGCCGAACGGCTGCTCACCGGCGCGGATGTCGTGGTCGACACGAGTGACTCCTTCCTCACCCGGCGGGACGTCGCGACGGCGGCCGAGTCCCTCGGCCTGCCCCTGGTATGGGGAGCCGTGCAGGAGTGGCATGCGCAGGTCACCGTGTTCTGGTCGGCGCCGCCGCAGGGTGAGCCGGTCGTGCTGGCCGATCTCTTCCCCCCAGGGACCGAGGGCGAGCCGCCCAGCTGCGCGCAGGTCGGAGTGCTCGGGGCGCTGTGCGTGCAGGTGGGCGGGATGCTGGCCGGCGAAGTGATCAAGCTCGTGACCGGCGCCGGAGAACCCCTGCTCGGTCGGCTCGCCGTGATCGATGCGCTGAGCTCCCGCCAGCACGAGATCGCGATCCGCGCGGCGTCGTCCGCGGCGACGGAGGTGCGCGCATGA
- a CDS encoding CPBP family intramembrane glutamic endopeptidase translates to MTETLRVRPKVWIGLAIYVGYVVVVFVVQRLSGIRYTTLGESGSNLFLGAGLSLIIAAILLAITTTALGWWRPALFEQKRSVRWPIIAPILMAVALLVNLASTDWGSFDTAFFAASVVLILVGFTEELTTRGLLLTALRSRLSEGWVWFLTSALFALMHLMNAFSGQDLLPTLQQVGAAFLGGTIFYILRRTTGSLIWAMLLHGLWDFSTFAVIHGTPGPFGGFGTIIYAIAGITALISVAFVIRGAKERLPAAA, encoded by the coding sequence ATGACCGAGACTCTGAGGGTGCGTCCGAAGGTGTGGATCGGCCTGGCGATCTACGTCGGCTACGTCGTCGTCGTGTTCGTGGTGCAGCGACTGAGCGGCATCCGTTACACCACGCTGGGCGAGAGCGGGAGCAATCTGTTCCTCGGCGCCGGGCTGTCGCTGATCATCGCCGCGATCCTGTTGGCGATCACCACCACGGCGCTCGGGTGGTGGCGCCCCGCGCTCTTCGAACAGAAGCGCAGCGTCCGCTGGCCGATCATCGCCCCGATCCTCATGGCCGTGGCGTTGCTCGTGAACCTGGCCTCCACCGACTGGGGGTCGTTCGACACGGCGTTCTTCGCCGCATCCGTCGTGCTCATCCTCGTCGGGTTCACCGAGGAGCTCACGACGCGGGGACTTCTGCTCACGGCGTTGCGCAGCCGGCTCAGCGAAGGATGGGTGTGGTTCCTGACCTCCGCGCTTTTCGCGCTCATGCACCTGATGAACGCGTTCTCCGGTCAGGATCTGCTGCCGACGCTGCAGCAGGTGGGAGCGGCGTTCCTGGGGGGCACGATCTTCTACATCCTGCGTCGAACCACCGGCAGCCTGATCTGGGCCATGCTGCTGCACGGGCTGTGGGACTTCTCGACGTTCGCCGTCATCCATGGGACCCCCGGCCCGTTCGGGGGCTTCGGGACGATCATCTACGCGATCGCGGGGATCACCGCGCTCATCTCGGTCGCGTTCGTCATCCGCGGCGCGAAGGAGCGTCTCCCCGCGGCGGCGTAG
- a CDS encoding D-alanyl-D-alanine carboxypeptidase family protein — translation MPGATGEGTSMTAPDQPGDGLSDFAELMSHEQEFTGRRERIAPEVRRARRRRGLIITAACLVLLLAASGGYVGWALTAPVDPPEVTTQTPQVPAIEAATVATASEGASAISISGADAYLGEGASGIWSSSGTGDPRPIASITKLITALVILDAVPLASAEDPGPTITFTKSDHDLYDRYYVQGATIAPMPTGTSMSLHDALAAMLIPSASNYAEALSSRIFGSQYAFLGATRTWLSAHGLTGTTITEPTGISPRNTSTPADLVAIGKLAAAHPAIAQIVATSSIDLPGAGQLSNTNGLLGTAGITGLKTGTLGEGTYCLLYTATLDVGAADPLAVTGVLLGGASRESVNAAVIASLDSIRAGFHEVPLATSGQEVGTISTPWGSAARLVVGEAASIFTWSDTPIAVTMDIKTPPMYQDGTVVGSVTWTAGPNTVTAPVAIEGSIDQPSEWWRLTHPSQLAAMSDARG, via the coding sequence ATGCCAGGAGCGACCGGTGAGGGGACCTCGATGACGGCACCGGACCAGCCGGGGGACGGACTGTCCGACTTCGCGGAGCTGATGAGCCACGAGCAGGAGTTCACCGGTCGTCGTGAGCGAATCGCCCCCGAGGTGCGCAGAGCACGCAGACGCCGGGGGCTCATCATCACCGCCGCCTGTCTCGTCCTGCTCCTGGCCGCGTCCGGGGGCTACGTCGGGTGGGCTCTCACCGCCCCCGTGGATCCTCCTGAGGTGACCACGCAGACGCCGCAGGTCCCGGCCATCGAGGCCGCGACCGTCGCCACCGCCTCGGAAGGCGCCTCGGCGATCAGCATCTCCGGTGCGGACGCGTATCTCGGCGAGGGGGCGAGTGGGATCTGGTCGTCGAGCGGAACCGGCGACCCTCGACCCATCGCGAGCATCACGAAACTCATCACCGCATTGGTCATCCTCGACGCCGTCCCGCTCGCCTCGGCGGAAGATCCGGGCCCCACGATCACCTTCACCAAGAGCGACCACGACCTCTACGACAGGTACTACGTGCAGGGCGCGACCATCGCCCCCATGCCCACGGGCACCTCGATGTCACTGCACGACGCCCTGGCCGCCATGCTGATCCCTTCGGCGAGCAATTACGCCGAGGCGCTGTCGTCCCGGATCTTCGGATCGCAGTACGCGTTCCTCGGTGCGACGCGCACCTGGCTCTCCGCACACGGGCTCACCGGCACCACGATCACCGAACCCACCGGTATCAGCCCGCGCAATACGAGCACACCCGCCGACCTCGTGGCGATCGGCAAGCTCGCCGCCGCTCATCCGGCCATCGCTCAGATCGTCGCGACCTCGTCGATCGACCTCCCCGGTGCCGGTCAGCTCTCCAACACCAACGGGCTCCTCGGGACTGCGGGGATCACCGGGTTGAAGACCGGCACGCTGGGCGAGGGCACGTACTGCCTGCTGTACACGGCGACGCTCGATGTGGGAGCAGCCGATCCGCTGGCGGTGACGGGCGTCCTTCTCGGAGGAGCGTCGCGCGAGTCGGTGAACGCCGCCGTGATCGCGAGCTTGGACAGCATCCGCGCCGGCTTCCACGAGGTCCCGCTCGCGACGTCCGGCCAGGAAGTGGGCACGATCTCGACGCCGTGGGGCTCCGCCGCTCGACTGGTCGTCGGCGAGGCGGCATCGATCTTCACGTGGTCGGACACGCCGATCGCCGTGACCATGGATATCAAGACCCCGCCGATGTACCAGGACGGCACGGTCGTGGGGAGCGTCACCTGGACCGCCGGGCCGAACACCGTCACGGCTCCGGTGGCGATCGAGGGAAGCATCGACCAGCCGTCCGAGTGGTGGCGGCTCACCCACCCGTCCCAGCTCGCTGCGATGTCGGACGCGCGCGGCTGA
- a CDS encoding TOBE domain-containing protein: protein MQTYRIARAAQLLGVSDDTVRRWIEQGLLPVTDAVPAEIPGDAIAARAVAVAEEAQIADDVLSSARNRFVGIVTRVQIDGLMAQVDIQSGPHRVVSLMSAEAARELQLEVGSLATASVKATQVVVEVPKG from the coding sequence ATGCAGACCTACCGGATCGCTCGAGCCGCGCAACTGCTCGGCGTGAGCGACGACACCGTCCGCCGCTGGATCGAGCAGGGGCTGCTGCCCGTCACAGACGCCGTGCCGGCGGAGATCCCCGGTGATGCGATCGCGGCCCGAGCCGTGGCCGTCGCGGAAGAGGCGCAGATCGCCGATGACGTGCTCTCCAGCGCCCGCAACCGCTTCGTCGGCATCGTGACCCGCGTGCAGATCGACGGCCTGATGGCACAGGTCGACATCCAATCCGGACCGCACCGCGTGGTCTCGCTCATGTCGGCCGAGGCGGCCCGGGAGCTTCAGCTCGAGGTCGGCTCCCTCGCCACCGCATCCGTCAAAGCGACCCAGGTCGTCGTCGAGGTCCCGAAAGGCTGA
- the modA gene encoding molybdate ABC transporter substrate-binding protein, translating to MNRTLRRSAVVVLAAVALVLAGCAAPAGDAPSPSATAEQGTVSGELTVYAAASLSGAFDAIAEAFVAENPDVSVSPVYDGSSTLVTQILEGAPADVFASADEANMDKAADVAVAPTLFASNTLVIAVPAGNPGGVETLADLADVTTVLCAPEVPCGAASAKLLTAAGVTVEAASLEQNVTAVLTKVAASEADAGLVYATDVIGREDVEVIVPDGAGEVVNHYPIAALSDAPNAEAADAFVAFVLSEAGQKILADFGFGAP from the coding sequence ATGAACCGCACGCTCCGCCGCTCTGCCGTCGTCGTCCTCGCTGCCGTCGCCCTCGTCCTCGCCGGGTGCGCCGCCCCCGCAGGGGATGCCCCGTCCCCCTCGGCCACGGCGGAGCAGGGCACCGTGAGCGGCGAGCTCACGGTGTACGCCGCCGCATCCCTCAGCGGAGCGTTCGACGCGATCGCAGAGGCCTTCGTCGCGGAGAACCCGGATGTGAGCGTCAGCCCGGTGTACGACGGCTCATCGACTCTGGTCACGCAGATCCTCGAGGGCGCCCCCGCCGACGTCTTCGCCTCGGCGGACGAGGCCAACATGGACAAGGCGGCGGATGTCGCGGTCGCCCCGACGCTGTTCGCCTCGAACACCCTCGTGATCGCGGTTCCGGCAGGCAACCCGGGCGGCGTCGAGACGCTGGCCGACCTGGCTGACGTGACCACGGTGCTGTGCGCCCCCGAAGTGCCGTGCGGGGCGGCATCCGCGAAGCTGCTCACGGCGGCGGGCGTCACGGTCGAGGCGGCGAGCCTCGAACAGAACGTGACGGCCGTGCTGACCAAGGTCGCGGCATCCGAAGCCGACGCAGGACTCGTGTACGCCACCGACGTGATCGGTCGCGAGGACGTCGAGGTGATCGTGCCGGACGGTGCCGGAGAGGTCGTCAACCACTACCCGATCGCCGCGCTCTCCGATGCCCCGAACGCGGAGGCCGCCGACGCGTTCGTGGCGTTCGTGCTGTCGGAGGCGGGTCAGAAGATCCTGGCGGACTTCGGGTTCGGGGCTCCGTGA
- the modB gene encoding molybdate ABC transporter permease subunit: MAGARGYAPRALAIPAVIGLAFLIVPLAALVARVQWSTFLADVTSEAALSALALSLGTGLVATVLCIIVGIPLALYIARSGPRLAAVLRAVVTVPLVLPPMVGGVALLYLFGRAGWLGGLGLSFSTPAVVLAQTFVALPFLMLAVEGAVRTSGVEYERTAAALGAGRWTILRRITLPLAAPGIVAGVVLCFARSIGEFGATALFAGNRPGVTQTMPLAIYTAFNGAGVTQGTAVALALLLLATAIVVLLLVRGWRPGAAR; the protein is encoded by the coding sequence GTGGCCGGCGCCCGCGGATATGCTCCGCGTGCGCTCGCCATCCCGGCCGTGATCGGCCTGGCGTTCCTGATCGTGCCGCTCGCCGCGCTCGTCGCGCGGGTGCAGTGGTCGACCTTCCTGGCCGATGTGACGTCGGAGGCCGCGCTCTCGGCGCTGGCCCTCTCGCTCGGCACCGGCCTCGTCGCCACCGTGCTGTGCATCATCGTGGGGATACCGCTCGCGCTGTACATCGCCCGCTCAGGGCCGCGCCTGGCCGCCGTGCTGCGGGCGGTCGTCACCGTGCCGCTCGTGCTGCCGCCGATGGTCGGCGGCGTCGCCCTGCTGTACCTGTTCGGGCGTGCGGGATGGCTCGGCGGGCTCGGCCTCTCGTTCAGCACCCCCGCGGTCGTGCTCGCGCAGACCTTCGTCGCGCTGCCCTTCCTGATGCTGGCCGTCGAGGGCGCCGTGCGCACCTCGGGCGTGGAGTACGAGCGCACGGCGGCGGCGCTCGGGGCGGGACGGTGGACGATCCTGCGCCGCATCACCCTGCCGCTCGCCGCCCCCGGCATCGTCGCCGGCGTCGTGCTCTGCTTCGCCAGGTCCATCGGCGAGTTCGGGGCGACCGCACTGTTCGCCGGCAACAGGCCGGGCGTCACGCAGACCATGCCGCTCGCGATCTACACCGCGTTCAACGGCGCGGGCGTCACGCAGGGGACGGCGGTCGCGCTCGCGCTGCTGCTGCTGGCCACCGCGATCGTGGTGCTGCTGCTCGTGCGCGGCTGGCGACCAGGGGCTGCCCGATGA
- a CDS encoding ABC transporter ATP-binding protein, translated as MSAGLRAHVVVAREHFAVDVEVEVAVGETVAVMGPSGAGKSTLLQALAGLEPLTDGEISIEGRVVDRATAPRVQTAPMGRGIVLLSQEPRLFPHLSVRENVAFGPRAAGVAARTARDSADAWLARVGLPGAGDRMPRDMSGGEGQRVAVARALAASPRAVLLDEPLVALDPETAGEIRRMLRDQLAGVTTIAVTHDAADAVALAERLVIVEEGRVTQSGPVREVLAAPASGFVASIAGVNRVIGVADGGAWRAEGIRLRSADAASTARAATTGTPLAAVFRPAAVRIAGADAAEAWRTRIIRLEATLAGIRVHTELCQVDLSLSEAAGLATGDELHLHVAPADVRFLAVG; from the coding sequence ATGAGCGCCGGCCTGCGTGCCCACGTCGTGGTCGCCCGCGAGCACTTCGCGGTCGACGTCGAGGTCGAGGTCGCGGTCGGCGAGACCGTCGCGGTCATGGGGCCCAGCGGAGCCGGCAAGTCGACGCTGCTGCAGGCGCTGGCCGGACTCGAACCGCTGACGGACGGCGAGATCTCGATCGAGGGCCGGGTCGTCGACCGCGCCACCGCTCCGCGTGTGCAGACGGCCCCGATGGGACGCGGCATCGTGCTGCTGAGTCAGGAGCCGCGGCTGTTCCCGCACCTGTCCGTGCGCGAGAATGTCGCGTTCGGTCCCCGGGCTGCGGGTGTCGCTGCGCGGACCGCGCGTGACTCCGCAGATGCCTGGCTCGCCCGCGTCGGCCTCCCCGGCGCGGGGGACCGGATGCCGCGGGACATGTCCGGAGGCGAGGGGCAGCGCGTCGCGGTCGCGCGGGCGCTCGCCGCCTCACCCCGCGCGGTGCTGCTCGACGAGCCACTCGTCGCGCTCGATCCGGAGACGGCGGGAGAGATCCGGCGGATGCTGCGCGACCAGCTCGCCGGCGTGACGACGATCGCCGTGACGCATGACGCGGCGGATGCGGTCGCTCTCGCCGAGCGACTGGTCATCGTGGAGGAGGGGCGTGTCACGCAGAGCGGCCCCGTGCGCGAGGTGCTGGCGGCGCCGGCATCCGGGTTCGTCGCCTCGATCGCCGGCGTCAACCGTGTGATCGGCGTCGCGGACGGTGGTGCCTGGCGGGCCGAAGGAATCCGGCTGCGGAGCGCGGATGCCGCCTCGACGGCGCGGGCTGCGACGACGGGTACGCCCCTCGCGGCCGTGTTCCGCCCCGCCGCCGTGCGCATCGCGGGTGCGGATGCCGCCGAGGCCTGGCGCACCAGGATCATCCGACTCGAAGCCACCCTCGCCGGCATCCGGGTGCACACCGAGCTGTGCCAGGTCGATCTCTCGCTGTCGGAGGCCGCCGGTCTCGCAACGGGTGACGAGCTGCACCTGCACGTCGCCCCCGCCGACGTGCGATTCCTCGCGGTCGGGTGA